The Aeromicrobium sp. Leaf245 genome includes a region encoding these proteins:
- a CDS encoding DUF2256 and DUF3253 domain-containing protein, whose product MPPEPKTCASCGRTIEWRKKWERDWDQVRYCSTACRKRGVTKTDQALQDAIIELLDQRAATSTICPSEAAKQVDPDGWRHLMEPARRAVRRLVDEGRVEITQGGHVVDPSTAKGPIRVRKARG is encoded by the coding sequence GTGCCACCCGAACCGAAGACCTGCGCCTCCTGCGGACGGACGATCGAGTGGCGCAAGAAGTGGGAGCGCGACTGGGACCAGGTGCGCTACTGCTCCACCGCCTGCCGCAAGCGCGGGGTGACCAAGACCGACCAGGCGTTGCAGGACGCGATCATCGAGCTGCTCGACCAGCGGGCGGCCACCTCGACGATCTGCCCGTCCGAGGCCGCGAAGCAGGTCGATCCCGACGGCTGGCGCCACCTCATGGAACCGGCCCGACGTGCTGTGCGTCGACTCGTCGATGAGGGCAGGGTCGAGATCACGCAGGGTGGTCACGTCGTCGATCCGTCGACCGCGAAGGGGCCAATCAGGGTGCGAAAGGCGCGCGGCTAG